The segment ttattttaacaattttttcaatttcttataatttttttttcaaaataaaggaTTAATATACGAAAGCACATTAATCAGACCCAATTTGTAATGGGCTAGtgtccaagaaattaaaaaacaaaactgagTGATTGCTATCTTATATAGTGGGGCCGGTTGAGTGAAAAGTAGTGGCTGACAATTCAACCATCTGACTGTGTCAGGCTTTCAGCAAATAATTGCTCCTCGTGGAATGCAATACAGTAGAAagttacaaaaacaaaacttagtGGTTGCTATCTTATCAAGTGGGGCCGGTTGAGTGAAAAGTAGTGACTGATAATTCAACAATATGCTCTTTGGCTGGATTGAGACTAGTGCGAtccgtttgggagtttataaaaGAATATAATGGAATAGAATGGGATAATCAtttaaaggaatggaatggaatagaatggaatggaatggatttagtaaggaaatgaatggaatggaatggaatagaatggaatttaaaaatcttgtttggatgttataCAATAAATTAATGGAATGGAAAGTAAGTAACACCGTTTGGAAGTAACAttggaaggaatggaatggaatcattttataataacattactattgtacccctcattttaaagaatataaaaaataatcaatgaaaACTTATAATTGTTTTGAAATGTTTAGTATTTAGTGGATGATGTGAAACTAGTTAACCACAATTGGGTCTGTGTtagattattgaattacaatatAATTTTGTCAAGGTGAATAGAAATAATCACgctaatcaataatttaacaaatgAAGATAATgacatgaaaatttgacaatagcacaatttctttatttcagtttgaaaatttttttttaggagctGCTAGTTTTAGATTGAATCTTTCTTGGCTGGTGTGCTTTACAatagatttgataatttaatacatCTCCATCTCCCaatttctttaaagaaaaaagaaaattttattgtagctaaaaaacaagttatgtatatttctatgttgTAAAGCAATTCACGCATCACATATTTATTCTCAacgaaataaatattttctaacaatgcaaacaaatatcttaaaaaaaaaataaaaaaaaataaaaaaaataaaacaactctGGTAATGAGTCttgccaaaacaaaacaaaataacataatccaTTCGAAAACTAAGGTTGGCCAAAAAATCCcacacttttttaatttttaggcctAGACATTAGTGTCAATAAGACACATTTGCGCTCATGATTTGGGCAACCAAAGAACATCTCCTTATATGTTGGATTTTCCATCAAAAATATGTAGGTCTCAGTCTTTGATATTGGATCTAAGTCCAATAGGCCTAAAGCTGCTTGAACTTCTGCTTCATATGACTTTGAAAAGCACTTTGCCATAACCTCAATTGCCCTATCAATTGCCTTTGATACATTATCAAATGACTGGGAAATTACATTTCCGAGTTCAACATCTTCTGCCAgtcttcttttcttgcttttagaAGACATTACATCTTGTGATGATACTTGAGAACGTGCAACATTAATTTCTAGTGACCTCTGATCATCTTCCACTTCAAAGTTCTCCAAAGAAACTTCATTTTgagatatcaaattatcaatctcTTCAATAGTGGTCGATGCAGCATACCTAGCACGTTTCTCCTTTGCAGTTTCAGCATGATCACCTTTTGCTCTATCTTTAGCCCAAAGTTGTGTCATCTTAGAGTAGTTGGGTATAGGTGTTGTCATCCACTTCTTGGCTGCAGGTTTAGACTGTTACAAACCAAGAAAAATGGTTAAACAACatatataattatgaaatacaaaattaaactcacaaaaaatgataatttaccGTTATGAGTGGCTCCCAAACTTCTAGTTCAGCTGTCCACATATTTAAAGAATCATTCCATCCAAAACCACTCAATCCATCTTTAAATATGTCATAGCATTCATGAAAATTCTTTTTCAGTGTCTTCTGTCGATTTTTCACCTTATCCTTGTTAATCTCCATGTCAAATTTTTCAACCAACTCTTTCACTATGTCATCATATGCCTTAGAGGTAAAAGTTCCATTAACTCTACCACCTATGATCACCTGATGTAAAAAAGCATCCACTAAAGTATCATCCATAACACTACTCCATTGTACTTCTTTGCTTGGATCTCCACCATTCTTTTTTGATATCTTACCCATACTATAATTAATAGAACAGAAAACACAtgtaaaatattgtgtaaatattaatattaattatcaaAAGATAGAGGggaatatcaaaatgaaaagagaaatttgCATAACATTTAGGTCTAAGTAATTGAAACATAGCATATTCTTAAACGACATGACAACAATAAATCCAAAAGCTATCACATTTGGACATAGTTTTGCCACATGGTTAATGCTATAGAATCTCTTATAATATCTCCTTGCCTAGCATCCTCATCATCTTCTCTTGGAGTAGGGGCTACACGTTCACGATGAGAATGCAAAACCTCATCATCAACTTCAGCAATAAGACTTTCATCAGGATTGACACCCATTAAATAATTATGAAGTATGCAACATgctaaaatgatttcattttggGTGTCAACACAATAATTAAGCTCTGTAGTACTTGCTATGATAGAAAATCTCGTTTTAAGTACACCAAATGCTC is part of the Quercus robur chromosome 9, dhQueRobu3.1, whole genome shotgun sequence genome and harbors:
- the LOC126700979 gene encoding uncharacterized protein LOC126700979; amino-acid sequence: MGKISKKNGGDPSKEVQWSSVMDDTLVDAFLHQVIIGGRVNGTFTSKAYDDIVKELVEKFDMEINKDKVKNRQKTLKKNFHECYDIFKDGLSGFGWNDSLNMWTAELEVWEPLITSKPAAKKWMTTPIPNYSKMTQLWAKDRAKGDHAETAKEKRARYAASTTIEEIDNLISQNEVSLENFEVEDDQRSLEINVARSQVSSQDVMSSKSKKRRLAEDVELGNVISQSFDNVSKAIDRAIEVMAKCFSKSYEAEVQAALGLLDLDPISKTETYIFLMENPTYKEMFFGCPNHERKCVLLTLMSRPKN